The genomic DNA GCCGTCTTGGCCATCTCGTTGAACTTCATCGACATCGTGCTCATCATCTCGAACATCGTCTTGCGCTTCTCCACGAGCTGCTGCAGCCGCATGGAGAGCCGATCGATGTCGCGCTGGGACTCGGTGAGCGACTTCTCGTTGCCCTTCTCGTTCGAGATGCCCGCCTTCTTGTCCTGAGCCGCCGCGAGGCTGTCCATCGTCTGGAGGATCTCGTCGTCCATCTTCTCCGTGAGGTTCATGAGGATGGCGTTGATCTTCTCCTCCAGGCTCATGCGCGGGTCGTTGATGATGCCCTTGACGCTCGAGCCCGCCGCCGCGCCAGACGTGGGCACACCCTCCGACGCAGGCGGCGTGGACCGCGCTCCCCCCGTCCGTCCAGGCTGCCCATACTGGGCGAAGTCCGCCTTCACCTTGAGGATCTCCCCGCGCACGTCGCCCAGGCTGATGCGGTCGTCGTTCTTCAAGCCCTGGATCACCCGGCCCAGGGGCCCTCCCAGGCTCGCCGACGAGTCGAGCCGCTCGAAGTAGCCCGGGTTGTCCACGAGGAAGCGCGCCGACTGGCGCAGCTCCGGCGACACGCGCGCGTCCCCCGAGATGCGCTGGAGGTCCGTGCGCGACAGCGATCCGTCCAACCGCCCATCCGTCGCGTCCAGATACTGGAAGTTCTGCTCCAGCGTTCGCAGCGAGTGGAGGTAGTCGTTCATCTTGGGATCCAGGTGGCCGTGGCCGGACGTGGCGCACGAGGCGTCATGCGGCCGCGGCGCCGGCTTCGCGTAGCCCTCGCACGCCCGCGAGGTGTCCTTCGGAGCGCAGTACTCGGTGGCCGCCGGTGGGTTCCGGGTCAGCTCCTGGGCGAGCCCCATCGCGCCATTGGCCGCCAGCATCACGTTGCCCGTCATCGCCCCGACCACCGTCTTGGCGGCCTGGGTGATGACCGGGGGCAGCCCCAGGGCATTGCCCGCCATGTCGAGGAGCGCGCCCCCCGACAACAGGTTCGTCACACCGCCCAGGGCACTGCCCAATCCCTTCAGCAAGTCACTCATGGCTCCTCCCGCGCGGAGGGAGGGCGCCGTGCCCCCCATCGCCGCGCCGTGTTCCGCGCCCGACGGCTTGCAGCGGCGATGCCGCGCCCGGCCTGGCTCCGACGCCAACGAATTCAATGGGTTGGCCCGTCATCCCCGCCCCACTGAGTCCTCGGTCACGGACGGAGCGGTCCTTGGAAGAGGATTGAGGCTAGATTGCGGCGCGCATGCGCACCCTGGGCCTCGACGTGGGCACCAAGACGATTGGCGTCGCCGTTTCGGACGCGTTGGGACTCACCGCCCAGACGGTCACCACCGTGCGGCGCACGAGCCTCAAGGTGGACCTGGCCGCCCTCCAGAAGCTGGTCGAGGAGTACGAGGCCCGCGGCTTCGTGGTCGGGCTTCCGCTCAACATGGACGGCAGCGAGGGCCCTCGCGCCGAGGCCACGCGCCGCTTCGTGGACGTGCTCACCCAGACGTTCGGCCTGCCCGTGGAGTTGTGGGACGAGCGCCTGTCCACCGTGGCCGCCCAGCGCACCCTGCTGGAAGCGGACCTGTCCCGCGCCAAGCGCCGCGAGGTCATCGACCAGATGGCCGCCCAGTTCATCCTCCAGGGTTGGCTCGATGCCCGGCATGCCGCCCAGGCACGGGCCATTCACGCCGAGGACGAACCGGACGATGACGACGCCGGGACGTGAGTGAGGACGCGCTCGACGGCCCGCTAGAAGCCTCCGCGACCCATCGAGGAGAGGACCCGTACCCGAGGCCACCCACTTCCGGGCCTTGTCGTGTCCATTTTTCAAGGACACGGGGACGGTTCTTCTTCCTGGGTGAGGTGGATCATGGCCGAGGCAACACACGAAACGAGATGGGCGGGCTTTCTAGCGAGGGGTCCCGTGAGGGTCAGTTGGGGCGCGATCTTCGCGGGGACCGTGACGGCGGTGGGGTTGTGGGCGCTCCTCTACACGCTTGGCCTCGCGATGGGGCTCTCCTCCATCAACCCCCATGACGCCACGAGCGCGAAGACCTCTGGCATCTTCGCGGGCATCTGGAGCCTCGTCGCTCCGCTCATCGCCCTCTTCGTGGGGGGCATCGTGGCGGGGCGGGGCGCGGGCGCCCAGACGAAGGCGAGCGGAGGCATCCACGGACTCGTCATGTGGGGTGTCACCACGATCGCGGGCATCTGGTTGCTGACCGGCGTGCTGACCTCCCTGGTCGGAGGCGTGTTCTCGGTGGGCAGGACGGCCGTGCAGGCAACGGGGGCGACCGTGGCCGCTGGTGCCTCCCAGGCGGGCAATCTGGGACAGGTGGCGCGCAACTTCGGGCTCGACGCCGATGACGCCCTGCGCCCCATCAACGAGCGCCTGGTCGAAGAGGGGAAGCCCCCCGTGACGGCCGAGCAGCTCGAGGGCGCCATCCGCGACGCGGTCACCACGGCCGTGCAACAGGGCCGCATCGACAGGCAGTCGTTGATCCAATCGCTCGCCGACAAGACGGCCCTGACCCGCGCGGACGCCGAGGAGGTCGCCGGACGGGTCGAGGCCCAGTTCAACGCCTTCCAGGGCAAGGTGACGCAGGCGGCCCAATCGGTCCAGACGGGCGCCCTCAAGGCCGCGGACACCACGGGCATCGTGTTCTGGGGCGTCTTCGGCGCCCTCTTCCTCGGCCTCATCTCGGCCGTGCTGGGCGGAGCCGTGGGAGTGAGCCGGCGCCAGCAGGCCTACGCGGAGCCCCCCCTTATCTCGCCTTCCGAGGGCGGCCTGCCTCCCGGTCCTCGCCGCGAGGTGTATCCGTAAGCCCTTCAAGACGAGGCGCCGCTGGCTCCTGGCGGCGCCTCGTGGGTCTTCCGGGGCAACCGCAGGGTGAAGCAGGTGCCCGCATCGGAGGTGGAGTGCACGCCGATGGTCCCCCCGTGCGCCTGGGCGATCTGCTCGACGATGAAGAGACCCAGGCCCAGACCCGAGGTCGAATGCGCATCGCCCGAGACGGCCCGGCGGAAGGGCTCGAAGATGTTCGGCAGCAGGTCCAGGGGAATGGGCGGTCCCCCGTTATGGACCTCCACGCGCACGGCCTCGCCCTCGTCGTGGAGGGAGAAGTCCACGGACGAACCCAGGGGGCTGTAGTCGAGCGCGTTCTTGCCCAGGTTGCCCAGCAACTGCGCGAGCCGGTCCGGATCCCACTCCCCCTGGAACTGGCCCTCGGCCGTCAGCCGCAACTCCCGCCCCGGATGGCTGCTCTCCAGTTCCTCCAGCACCTGATTGCACAGCAGGCGCAGATTGGAGGGCCGTGGCTGGATGGGGATGCCGCCTCCGAGCCGGCCCCGCGTGAAGTCCAGCAGCTCGCCAATCATCCGCACCATGCGCTCGGCGCTGGTGACGATGCGGCGCGCCAGCTTCGTGTGGGTCGCGGGCAGGCCCTCCGTCCTCAACAACCCATTGGCGGACAACAGGATGGCGTTGAGTGGATTGCGCAGATCATGCGAGACGACGCCCAGGAAGCGCTCGCGGAACTCGGCTGTCTGGCGCAACCGCTCCTCCTGCAGCGTGCGCTCGGTGACATCCACCACGACGCACCCCACTCCGAGCATCCGTCCATCCCTCGCGCGCACCGGGAAGTAGTCCCCCACCCAGTGGCGCAGGGCCCCCGGCTCCCGGGCGATGCAGCCGGAGAACTCGTCGCCCCGGTACACCTCGCCCGTCTCCAAGACGTGCCGCAACAGGGGAACGAGCCACTCCGCCCGCTCGCCGAACACCTCCTCCACCGTCCTGCCTCGGTGCGCGTCCACCGACAGCCCGTTGATCTCGGCGAGTGCTTCATTGGTGCGCACGAAACGCAGCGAGGGATCCAGGAAGGCCAATCCCACCGGAGCCGTGGCCAGCAGCGAGTCCAGCAGCGCCAGGGTCTCGGTCTGCTCGCGCTCCCGGTCGAGCCGTTCCGTCTCATCGCGCGCGTTGAGCACGGCGCCCGCCAGCGAACCATCCGGCCGCCACAGGGGCGCCGCCGTACCGATCAGGGTGCGCACCGAGCCATCCAGACGCCGCACCTTCCACCGGTCCTCCGTCACCACCTCGTTCTGCAGGGCCCGGTAGAGGCACACCTCCTCGAACTTCATGGGACGCTCGTCCAGGGTGAGCAGGCCGTAAGTACCGCTCCACTCCGAGGGAGGGACCTCCTTGAACCCGAAGCCGTGCAGTTGCTCGGCGGCGGTGTTGAAGACGCGCATCACCCCCTGCGCGTCCGCCATGATGATGGCGTCACTGCTCTGCTCGATGATGAGCTGCAGCTGCTGCTTGCGCTCCTCGGCCTCGGCCCGCGCCGCGTGCTCGCGCGCCGAGAGCCAGGCCTGGATGATGAGGATGGTGGCCCGGCTCACCATGGCCCGGAAGAGCAGCTTGTCCTCGTTGGAGAACTCGACGGCGGTGCGGCTGCCCATGTGCGCCACGCCGATGACCTCTCCGCCGTACATCAACGGCACCCCATAGAGGGCATGCGTTCCCCGCGCTCGAAGCGCCTCGTCGCGCACCCGGGGGTCCGTCGCCGCCGAGCGCAGCTCGAAGGGCCGCTGCTCCGCCGCGATGACGCCGCAGAAGCCCTCGCCCACCCGCTCACTGAAATCATGGGCCCCGCCGTGCTCCAGCCCCACCGAGGCACGCACCTTCAGGAGTTCCCCCTCGCGCAGCATCAGCGTGACGGAGTCCACCGCCTCGGTCGTCTCCAACATCACGCGCAAGAGCCGGGGCAGGAAGGCATCCAGCTCCTCCGCGCCGAGCGCCGCCTCGGAAATGCGATCGAGCGCCACCAGGGTGCGCTCGCGGGCGCGGGTGTAGCGCGACACGGCCGCGGACACCGCCTCGTCGAAGGTGCGGTTGAAGGACACCACCTCCCGCATCGCCACCGCCATGGACGAGTCGCCATGGGCCTCCACGTATTCGCCATAGCGCTGGAGGATGCAGGCCCGCAGCAGCGCGTATTCCTCGGCCACCGCATCCAGGTCGTAGCCCGAGTCCAGCCGCTCCAGGGCATGCACTTCGGGCATCCGCTCGAGGGAGCCATGCCCGCCTGTGTGGACTTTGTCCACCACGTTGGCGATGCGCTCCAGGAGATCCGGGAGATGGTCCATCAACCGGGGCCGGGAGAGCCCCTGGGTGCAAGGCAACCGGCGCACCGACGCTTCCCAGTCCTCCAGGATGCGCGTGCGATGCGCCCGGATGAACGTGCCCAGGCGGAAGTGCTCGGCTTGAACCCCAACGGTGTCGTGATTGACCATGGTCGGAAGGGGGAACGTTGGCCAGGTCCGGCATTCAACGGCCTGTCCAAAGAGCCTCGCCCCCCCGCCTGGAGCCCCCTCGGCAAGCCATCTGCTTGCCTACCCTAAGGCTAACGGCGGCGGTAGACGTGCAGCGGAGCGGAGAAGCCGTCGAGTTCTCCATACTCCACGCCATCGAGCACCAGCGTGCGGCCCCGCAGGGTGACGCCCTTGTCCTTCACCAACGAACCTTCATCGAAGCGCACCAGGTATTCCGGCTGGGCCTCGCGCAGATGCTTGCGGAAGGTTTCCCAGCGCACCCGGGCGAGCCGCTCGTCCGGCAGCCCGGAAAAGAAGGCCAGTTGGAGATCCAGGTAGCGCGGATCGTCATCCAGCACGGCCGCGCCGCCCTTCGCGGCGGCCTCCTCCTTGAGGAAGCGGGCGACCTGCATCACCGGCACCGGGTTGGTGGAGGTGGGGCTCACCGGGCGCATCGTGTCCCGGGGGCCGCCATCCGCGCGGAAGGTGAAGAGGCCCATGCCCAGCGGCACGGCCACCGCCAATACGCCGCACACCGCGGCCAGGGCCTTGCGCACCCCGGGACCCCGCGCGCCCACACACGCCTCGAAGCCCGGCCCCACGAAGGGCAGCAGCAGCGCCAGTTCCGTCACGGTGAAACGCCCGAGCGGCTGGAAATCCATCAGCACCGCCGCCCGGAAGGTGAAGTACGCGGTGGGCACCAGCGCCGCGAGCGTCAGCCAGCGCACATCGGGCCGGCTCCGCCACGTGCGCCACATGCCCACCATGCCCAGCAGCGCCACGCCCGGAGACAGGGTGATGAAGGCCATGCCGGGCCAGAAGCCCAGGCTCTCCAAGCGGTAGCGCAGGGGGCCCATCCACGCGACGCCGTCCTTCACCCACTGCTCATGGAACTGCTCCACGATCTTCACGGGGTAGAACGGGTCTCCGTGCGCCATCTCGTTGCCCTGCATCCACAACAGGGGAAACGGCAGACACACGATGCCGAAGCCCACCGCGCGCGTGAAGCCGGCGATCCGATCCGGGCCCCAGAAGAGCAGCAACAGGCAGAGCAGCGGCATGAAGAGCCAGGCGTCGTAGCGCGTGGCGCACGCCAGGTTGAGCACCAGCGCCGCCTTGAACAACGGCCCCATGCGGTTCTCGTCCAACCCCTCCGCCAGCAAC from Melittangium boletus DSM 14713 includes the following:
- a CDS encoding ArnT family glycosyltransferase is translated as MSSASPVSVTSSPAPGAPSALSTVRELAPEPSTRWLLGLLLAAALLPRLLLMPINENFYGDAVARTELAERWAREPHLITSYKDGAFQFGPLHLYLVGAALKGVPDKALAGRLVSLLFGVLSVVPLFALTRRLFGWRAGVAAGLAFSVWGMHLQMSTTAASEALSLFLMLWTFALLAEGLDENRMGPLFKAALVLNLACATRYDAWLFMPLLCLLLLFWGPDRIAGFTRAVGFGIVCLPFPLLWMQGNEMAHGDPFYPVKIVEQFHEQWVKDGVAWMGPLRYRLESLGFWPGMAFITLSPGVALLGMVGMWRTWRSRPDVRWLTLAALVPTAYFTFRAAVLMDFQPLGRFTVTELALLLPFVGPGFEACVGARGPGVRKALAAVCGVLAVAVPLGMGLFTFRADGGPRDTMRPVSPTSTNPVPVMQVARFLKEEAAAKGGAAVLDDDPRYLDLQLAFFSGLPDERLARVRWETFRKHLREAQPEYLVRFDEGSLVKDKGVTLRGRTLVLDGVEYGELDGFSAPLHVYRRR
- a CDS encoding ATP-binding protein, whose amino-acid sequence is MVNHDTVGVQAEHFRLGTFIRAHRTRILEDWEASVRRLPCTQGLSRPRLMDHLPDLLERIANVVDKVHTGGHGSLERMPEVHALERLDSGYDLDAVAEEYALLRACILQRYGEYVEAHGDSSMAVAMREVVSFNRTFDEAVSAAVSRYTRARERTLVALDRISEAALGAEELDAFLPRLLRVMLETTEAVDSVTLMLREGELLKVRASVGLEHGGAHDFSERVGEGFCGVIAAEQRPFELRSAATDPRVRDEALRARGTHALYGVPLMYGGEVIGVAHMGSRTAVEFSNEDKLLFRAMVSRATILIIQAWLSAREHAARAEAEERKQQLQLIIEQSSDAIIMADAQGVMRVFNTAAEQLHGFGFKEVPPSEWSGTYGLLTLDERPMKFEEVCLYRALQNEVVTEDRWKVRRLDGSVRTLIGTAAPLWRPDGSLAGAVLNARDETERLDREREQTETLALLDSLLATAPVGLAFLDPSLRFVRTNEALAEINGLSVDAHRGRTVEEVFGERAEWLVPLLRHVLETGEVYRGDEFSGCIAREPGALRHWVGDYFPVRARDGRMLGVGCVVVDVTERTLQEERLRQTAEFRERFLGVVSHDLRNPLNAILLSANGLLRTEGLPATHTKLARRIVTSAERMVRMIGELLDFTRGRLGGGIPIQPRPSNLRLLCNQVLEELESSHPGRELRLTAEGQFQGEWDPDRLAQLLGNLGKNALDYSPLGSSVDFSLHDEGEAVRVEVHNGGPPIPLDLLPNIFEPFRRAVSGDAHSTSGLGLGLFIVEQIAQAHGGTIGVHSTSDAGTCFTLRLPRKTHEAPPGASGASS
- the ruvX gene encoding Holliday junction resolvase RuvX, translating into MRTLGLDVGTKTIGVAVSDALGLTAQTVTTVRRTSLKVDLAALQKLVEEYEARGFVVGLPLNMDGSEGPRAEATRRFVDVLTQTFGLPVELWDERLSTVAAQRTLLEADLSRAKRREVIDQMAAQFILQGWLDARHAAQARAIHAEDEPDDDDAGT